From the genome of Trichosurus vulpecula isolate mTriVul1 chromosome X, mTriVul1.pri, whole genome shotgun sequence:
TGCAACTATACTGAGgcttttaatttcttaattagcatccttcctgattcccaagaatttccaagtaaaccatcatcTCATCACCAAACAGGGagagttttatctcctctttgacTCTCTTTtggtctttaatttctttctctttccttctttctattgatAATGTTTTCAGAGTTGCATCAAATAATCATTTCTTGGATGAATCGCAGCAGCCTGTttgatgaaattttattttattttgtttatatagtatataaatatatttctatgttatagaaatatattcacattttatataacatatttatttatatttattttactgaAAGTGTTTGAATTAATGATATTGATGTGTCATCCTCTTTGGCTTTATTCTTCCCTGGCTGAGTTTTTAGGACTATTTGTCTCACACAACATGTCTGGTAAGGggctttccttctccatttttgaGAATAATGTGAGTAGTAATTTTGGGTCCTCACCATTCTTTAAAGGTGGCTAGAATTCTGCTGTGAGTAAGCCATTAGCATGAGGAGGGGAGGTTTTCCCTTTGGTGGTTGCTCTACAGAAAATCCTGTTTTTTCTTCTGAGATTGGATTCTTTTAGCCCTCTCTCTGGTCTTCTGTTAGTTTGGGCATTTTGTATGTTGAAGGAATTGCTCtggtttttctctgtctctatttccgTCAGTGTCtgtcggtctgtctgtctgtctctctcttctctgttttgtTGGCTCATAACTGTGTATTAAAACATTCtgataattcttttctttctcccaattttatTGCGATTTCCCCTTGTTTATTTGCTCATTGTTGGCTTGgatttcctgccttctttttttGTAGCTTGATCAAGGTGTGTTTCATTTCTTGTTCACTTTTTCAACCCTCCATTTTCCTTTATAAGtattttataaaggaatatgATTTTACTCATGGAGATTGCATTACCTTCATCCTAGAaattttggtatctctttttcctcattgtctttcacttaattattgtttttgagatttgttctttgacttactCATCATTTGGACCAGCAGAGCAGGACCGAGCCCCACCAGTTCCAGCACCAGCCAAGAAGGCCCCAGCACCAGCCCAGGTGGCCAAAGCACCATGGGAACCAGCAGCAGCCCCCTAGGGGGCGCCATGGTTCAGGGGGCCTCCAGTGGGAGAAGCGGTAGCAGCCAGCCCGTTTCCCAGGGAGTGGGGGAGCCAGCACCAGTGACCCACAATTCCCTGCCTCCCAAGAAGCCTCCAGTGGCTGGCACTATGAATGGATTGCCCCTCGTGTGGTGCTCCACTACTCTCCTAACCAGCTGAAGCATGATAGTGATGCCGCTATTCAGATATCAGCCAGAAAAGAGCAGAGACAGGCTGCCTCCTGCAATCTCAGATGTGCCTTCACCTGTGGTGGTAATGATAAAGACAACCACAGCGACCCAAGTGAAGGTAGTTCCTCTGGAATGATGCAGCCACCCGCCAAGCGTCTCTGAAGCCAAGGCAGGCCATGGGAATTGAGCCGCAGAGGTGATGCTGGGGATCCCCAAAAAGATTCCACAGGAGGATTTGAAGTCCAGGTCAACCTGCCCAAGTGCCTGAGATCCCTGCTCGTGCAAGATTGGGAGCTGGTGATCCGCGGGAAAAAGCTCTGCGACCTGCCAGCCAAGGTAAGCATTGATGCCATCCTGTCTGAATACGCCATCTTCCCTATGAATTGCCATACCAGGGATAAAAAGTATGTTGTCTGTGGCCTGGTGGATGTCCTCAAGGAATACTTCAATGCAATCCTCAGCACCCAGCTGCTTTATGATTTTGAGAGGCCACAATATGATGAGTTGGTGGTCAGCTACCCCTCTAGCCAGATGTGTGAGCTTTATGGAGGTGTGCACCTGCTGTGTCTCTTCCAGCAGTTGGGCCCTATGCTCACCTGCACTTCTCTGGATGACAGCAGCTTGATGGTGCTGCTGAGCCATTTGGAAGATTTCCTGGAATATCTGGCCCGTGATCTTTATCTGCTGTTCATTGATGCCAAGGATTATGTGCTGGCCTCTGAGGAGCACCTGAAAGTAGTATAAAGTTGTGGTGGTCTTGGCTCCTTCCAAATTAGCATTTCCTGGAGCCAATCTATTGAGTCTATCAGCCCACATCTTGCCAAAATGATCTCTTCCTTTAAATTTCCCCTTAACTACTTCCATGGAGGaagcctcttctctcctttcagaaCAGTAATTTGCAGTAATGGACATAGAGACTGGGATGCCTAGTGGGAACATTCCCTTCCTGCCTAGATAACCACAAGGCCTGTTGTGTACTCTGCATCCTGATGGCTCCACACCTCAGCACTTAGGAACTGTGTTAATGCTCAGTAACCAAAAACCTTGATTGATGATTGTCAGTGCCAAAGATATTGTCCCTTCAACAGGCTTCTCTTCCAAGTGCTTTGTCTCTATGCACCGATTACTGAACTGTTCTGATCTTTGCTATGTTGATTCCAATACATAATTTGGTAATAAGAGAAAAACACTCATCTGTATTGAGGAATGTCTAAGAAATTTCCTCCATCAGAGGGCTTTCAAAAGGGTCAAAACTGAATTGATTTTGCTGCCCAAAGAAGGTATACATTTTTCATGGTTCTTTGCTTTTAAATCTCAGCACTTAGGACTTGTGATAATGCTCAGTGTCCAAAGACCTTTATTGCTGATTGTTGGTGCCAAAGAAGTCACCGCTTtaacaggggtgggggtggggtgggtgtgtTGGGTTATCTGGTAAATGGGACTAGTTACCTGCCCCTTCTTGAAATGTGACTGTGTTCTTCCTCCATATGCTTCATCTCTGTGCCCCAATGTCTGATGTTTGCTGTGTTGGTTCCAATGTATAATTTGGTGGTAAGAGAAAAACACTCATCTGTACTGACAGATGTCTACAAAAGTTTCTCCTTCAGAGGGCTTTCAAAAATGTCCAAAATGTATTGGTTTTGCTTCACCAAAaaggtatatatatttttatgattcTGTGCTTTTACACCTCAGCACTTAGGACCTATGTTAATGCTCAGTGTCCAAAGTCCTGGACTGATTTGTTGGTGCCAAAGATGTCACCACTTTAACATGGTGTGCATGTATTGGCTTATCTGGTACATGGGGCTCGTTATCAGCCCCTTTTTGCAATGTGACTATGTTTTTCTCTATGCTCCAATGACTGAACTGGCCTGATGTTTTCTGTATTGATTGCAACGAATAATTTGGTGATAAGAGAAAAACATTCATCTGTATTGAAAGATGTCTAGGAAATTTCCTCCTTCAAGATGTCTTTCACAGGTGTTGaaaatatattgattttgttgcaaaataaaaagtgtgtgtgtacTTTTATTGTTCTCTGAGTTCCAGCAGACCCCAGAGATCCACCTAGCTATGAAATCAATTAAGAGTGAGCTTTACCTTTAAAATGGTGTTGATACATTCTGACCCCATAAGAATTGGACCTCCCAGAAAGGGGATGGGCTCAAAAATGAGGTGGGAAGGCACGTTCCTGTTCCTTAAATCTCATCAGGTCTCTATGGTGATCCCAGGGGCCTGCTTTAAAAGCACTTGGGCCAAGATTACTCCTGATGCCAATTATGCGGAGAAGTAGTTAATCTAGGCATTTATTCCTGGGAAGGTGGGgaggtctccctgactctttGTTAGGACCCTCAGCCTTGTTCTAAGCCTTCCACCCCCTACCTGCAGAGGCATCAGCAGGGGGGCTAACATCCTGTCACGTGCACCCCCTTGAACTTTACAACTTTTGTGGGCCCAAGAGGAAGAGGGTGGGACTGGGCCTTTGCAGGGACAATAGACAGGATCAGGGATCTTGGAGGCCATCTGTCCTTGGCCCAACAGGTAGAGACCCCATGGCAGAGAGAGCCACACTGATTTTGGCCATAAGCTTGAGTGTGAGGCCTCCCCTGCCTGGCCCTCTCCCTACACAGAGATGCTGAAAAGCCCTATCTGCATGCACTGATCTCCAGTGTGCAAGGCTCACTCCCATCCCCCTACTTTCTCTAGGAGTAACTGCCAGAC
Proteins encoded in this window:
- the LOC118832545 gene encoding mortality factor 4-like protein 2, translating into MGTSSSPLGGAMVQGASKASSGWHYEWIAPRVVLHYSPNQLKHDSDAAIQISARKEQRQAASCNLRCAFTCGGNDKDNHSDPSEGGFEVQVNLPKCLRSLLVQDWELVIRGKKLCDLPAKVSIDAILSEYAIFPMNCHTRDKKYVVCGLVDVLKEYFNAILSTQLLYDFERPQYDELVVSYPSSQMCELYGGVHLLCLFQQLGPMLTCTSLDDSSLMVLLSHLEDFLEYLARDLYLLFIDAKDYVLASEEHLKVV